Within Enterobacter sp. RHBSTW-00175, the genomic segment GGAGACATGTCAGGGGTTCCTTGTTCAGTGATTCCCTGTTTATAAACTATTTTTGTCTGCCCACTGGTGCAAAAGTGCTTTTTATCTTTGGGTATTGCGCTGCATGATGCCAAGCGCAACCAGCATCAAAATCAGCCCGGTGATGAGTGTCAGGGTTGCCATCGCCATCCCTTGTCCGACTGAACCTTGTTCAAACTGCCGCCAGATAAAGACCGAGACGGTCTGCGTTCCCGTTGGCGCAAGTAATAACGATGTCACCAGCTCACGCGAGGCGATAGCAAACACCATCAGCATCGCCGCCAGCAGTGCAGGCGACACCAGCGGCATCACAATAAAACGTAACGCCTGAAACGCCGACGCCCCGTGAACCCGCGCGGCAGGCTCCAGATTACCGCCAAGCTGGCGTAAGGCACTGCCCACATAACGCACCGGCCGCGGCAGGAGCAAACAACAGTACGACAGCAGTAAAATGACCCAGGTGTTATAGGGCGAAACGGGCCAGAAGCGCTGATTCCACAGCAGGATCAGCCCCACACCCACCACAATTCCTGGCAGCGCGGCAGGCATCAGCGACAGCGCATCCAGCGCCGCGCGCCCTTTTATCTTCTGCACAACCACCAGCCAGGACGCCAGCAGCCCCAACATCCCGGTGATACACGCGGCACCCAACGCCAGCGACAGACTGGTGCCCAGCGCAGAAAGCGCGTCACCCTGCTGGCTAAACAGCGCCACATAATGTGACATTGTCACGTTAGACAGCGTCACCCCACCGGATAAGGTTCCTAACACCCCGGATAACGCCATCGACGCGCCCGGCAGGATCACCGCAATACCGCCCACAAGTGCCATCAACACCACTATCGGCAGTGTGAATACGCCCGCATTCGCCCCGCTATTTTCCGTTGGTTTACCGGTCACGCTGGTGACATCATGATGTCCGGTCAGCTTTTTCTGTAAACCCCACGCCGACAGCGCGATAACCACCAGCACGACAGAAAGCATCGACGCCCCGGAAAGATCCACCGGCCAATCTGCCAGTTTCTTTTCGATATCCGTGGTTAGCATCAGCACGCCCGCACGGGTGCCAAGCGCCGCTGGCACGCCAAACTCCTCAATGGCCAGGGTAAATGCAAGCAGCATTCCTGCCGCCAGCGCCGGTGACAACATCGGCAAGGTGATATGCCAGAAAGCCCTGGCTGCACTCGCGCCGTGGACACGAGCCACCAGCGCCAGACGCTGCCCACTCGCCAGCAGGCTGCGCGACACAGCAAAATAGACCACCGGGAAAATATTCAGCGCCATCACCAGCACAATACCGGTTTTACTGAACAGCACATCGTTGAGATTGATGCCGGTTATTTGCTGGAGATAGCCGTTAGTTTGCAACACCAGCATCCACGACAACGCCGCAATATAGGGCGGCGTCAGGAACGGGATCAAGAAAAGCAAATCCCACAGACGCGGTGCAGGCAGGTTCAACAGCCCTCTCGCAACGCCAGGCGGAAAACCGATTAAGGCACTCACCAGCGCAACGCCGATGGCGATCTGAATCGTTCCACCAAGCATCGCGGGTAGTTGTGGCTCAGCCAGTAGCGTGCGAACGCCGCTAAAGGCACCACCAAAGTCACCTGCGTTAAATTGCGGGAACACCGCCTGTAAGGCGATAAACGACAACGGAAACGCCACCAGGATAACCAGCAGCATCAGCGTCATCGCGGACAAGAGTCGTTGATTCACAAGAGGTTCCTGAAGACGGGGTTGCCCCCGTCAGATGGATTACAGAGCGAAAATCGCGTTGAAACGCTTGAGAATATCGCCACGCGCGCGGGTTCCATCGCTTTTGGTTGGCAGCACTTTCAGCTCGCCTAACAGCGGACGTTTCGCTTTCACATCATCGCGGGCAGGCATCAGCCAGGCGTCGGCCACCATCGCCTGACCTTCTGGCGACAGCACGTAATCCACAAAGGCTTTCGCATCGTCGGCATGTTGCGTCGATTTAAGGATCATCATCGGACGCGGCGCAATCACCGTACCGCTGGCCGGGAAGATGACCTTCAGGGATTCCCCCTGGTTGATGTTGCCATAAGAGACATAATCCACTGCGCCGAACACGGCCGCCTTCGCGCCCTGCATCACCGGCGTGACGGCCTGTGCGTTCGGGCCGCTTACCACCATGCCGTTCTTTTTCAGCTCATCAAACAGCGCCCAGGCTTTATCGCCCATCCCGTTTTGCAGACCGATCAGCAAATCCAGCGATGCACCGGACAGCGCCGGGTCTGGCGTGGTGACTTTGTCTTTAAAGGCGTCGGTCGTCAGGTCTTGCCACTCTTTCGGCTCTGGCGTCCCGCTTTTGGTGTTCCAGACGATCCCGAGCGCCGACACCCCTTGCGCGACGAAGTCGGTAGATTTGAGGTCCGCCGGGACTTTTTCCGCATTGGTGCTCTGGTACGGCAGCAACCAGCCACGGGTATGCAGATCTTCTGCGGTATCCCAGGATGCGGAGATCAAAATATCCGCCTGCGGGTTAGCTTGTTCTGCTTCCAGACGTGCCATCACCTTGCCGGTCGTGGCCTGGAAGATATCCACTTTCACGCCAGTTTTCTTTTCAAATCCCGTTGCCAGATTTTTAGCAAGCGATCCCGGGCCTGCGGTATAGACAGTCAGCGCGTGGGCGCTGGACATCATGACGGACGATAACGCCATTGCGAGCAGAACTCCTTTTTTCACGGACATTGTGGCTTTCATGCAAACTCCCCTGAGGATGAAATCAAACGATCGGCAGCAACGCTGCCAGCAGATAAATGCACGATGCGATCGGCCAGGATTTCAGCCTCCCGACGGTCGTGGGTAACGTACACGGCAGTCGTCCCGAGCTGGCGCAGCAGTGCGGCCATCTCCTGACACAGTGATTCACGCAGTTCGCTATCGAGGTTGGAGAGCGGCTCATCAAAGAGCAGCACACGGGGTTCGGCGACAATGGCGCGAGCAAGCGCCACGCGCTGCTGCTGGCCACCAGATAACCCGGCCGGTTTACGCCCGGCAAAATCCCCCAGCCCCACGCGCGACAAAGCCTTCGCTACGCGGGATTCACATTCCGGGCGAGGGATATTACGCATCTTTAACGGGAAGGCGACATTCTGCGCCACGGTCATGTGCGGCCACAGGGCATAGTCCTGAAAGACCATACCGATATCGCGCGCGTCAGGCGGTAATGACCACCCTGCTTTCGCGACCAGGCGTTCACCAAACCAGAGTTCGCCCGAGGCAGGCTGTGTCAGCCCGGCGAGCAGACGGAGCAATGTACTTTTGCCGCACCCTGATGGCCCTAACAGCGCAACCACACTGCCAGCCTCAATGTGCAGATCTATCTGATTCAATACAGTATTCGCGCCAAAAGCGTACGACACGCTTTTGAGCGTTATGGAAGTGAGCATATTGTTATCCTCTTTGGGATTTACTGTCGGCCACTGTAGGGAGCGAGTGTGACGAAAACATGACGATCATGTTGCGTCTTGATTTCTTATGCGCTTCAGTCGTTTAATGCCGATAGCCACGTTGAGAGGAATATCTATGAGCGCGTTTCGCCCTGTTGAGTTAAAGCACGCCAGCCGTCTGCTGAATCACGGCCCTACGGTGTTGATCACCAGCCGTGATGAATCGATCGGTCGCCGCAACGTGATGGCCGCGGCCTGGTCGATGCCCGTCGAGTTTGAACCGCCGCGCATTGCCATCGTGGTGGATAAAAGCGCCTGGTCGCGTGAATTAATTGAGCGCAGCGGTAAATTTGGCATCGTGATCCCGGGCGTGGCGGCAGCAAACTGGACTTATGCGGTCGGCAGCGTAAGCGGGCGCGATGAAGATAAATTCAACTGCTATGGCATCCCGACGATCAACGGCCCGGTGCTTGGTCTGCCGGTAATTGAAGAGAAGTGTCTGGCGTGGATGGAGTGCCGGTTATTGCCGGTAACCTCCGCCGCAGAAAAATACGACACCTTGTTTGGAGAAGTGGTTTCCGCTGCAGCGGATGAACGCGCATTTGTGGCCGGTCGCTGGCAGTTTGACGGGGATAAGCTGAATACACTGCACCACCTCGGCGCCGGAACGTTTGTAACCAGTGGGAAGATGGTGAAGGCACCGGATTGATTTAATTAATCATATCATGATGAATTATATCGATTTTTGATGACATTTTATGCTTAGCATCTTATCGCGAAAGGGAGGATATTTCTGACGCTGTTGCAATAACAGCCTCTCGATAAGGAAATATCTATGTCATGGAATAAGCATGAAGCAGTGTCATATGCGCGAAGTCACGCGAGTCTTCGTAGTGGTGGTTATTGTGCCCGTGCTGTAGCAGCAGCTATACGAGCGGGCGGATTGAAAATTGAAGGTGCTGATGCCAATGACTTCTGGCGTTCGCTTGAAAAAGCCGGATTTTCAAAAGTGTACGGTAACCCGATTGAAGGTGATGTGGCTGTTATAGATGCGTTACCTGGTCCACATCAGCATGGGCACGTATGTATTTACGATGGCTCCGGTACCTGGTATTCCGATTTCAAACAGAACAGTCTTTACCCGGGGCCAACATATCGAAAGATCCAGCCTAAAATCACTATTTACAGGCACCACTAATATGAGAAATATCTTTCTACTTTTACTGTTGTCTTCTTGCGCTGCTATGTCAGCTCAGAACGATCCGGTTAAGCAAGCAGTTGAATTCAACAATTGGTATATAAACCAAATCAGCAAGGATGTATTTCCCATTACTGCCGGAAACGAAATCGACAAGTACGTTACAGCTTCAACAATGAAGAAGTTGCGGCATACACAGGATCCTGATTACGGTGAAAACGGAGAAGACTTTTACGACGCGGATATTTTTCTAAAGGCTCAGGATATTGGTGATGACTGGCCCGGTAATGTAAAAGCCATTGCTGGAGATACCGACCCTGTCTGTGTGAACGTATACATCGCATTCGGAAAAAAACAGGATCATATAGTCATTGACTGTATGGTAAAAGAAAATGAAATCTGGAAGGTGCAGTCAGTCGCCAGTGTTGAATTTTTAAGAAATCTAGATGTTCCGAAATGACCCAATCGACGATATGGCGGGAATGCTGATGCAATTCATTTTTTGCGAATCTCCTGTCGTAGCAATAATGCACACGGCAACCATTTAGCTGCCGTGTGCATTTAATTATCTTACTTCGTACGCCCTGCTATGATTTCATCCGCCACATTACGCGGTGCTTCAGCATAATGATGGAACTCCATCGTGTAGGTCGCGCGACCCTGCGACATCGAACGCAGCGTGGTGGCATAGCCAAACATCTCAGCGAGCGGCACGTCAGCTCGAATAATCTGGCTACCGTACTGTTCTTCCATGCCCTGCACCATACCGCGGCGGGAAGATAAATCCCCCATGATATTCCCGGCGTAGTCTTCCGGCGTTTCCACTTCGACGTGCATCACCGGCTCAAGAATGACCGGATCCGCTTTTCGCACTCCATCTTTAAAACCGAGGATTGCCGCCATACGGAATGCCATCTCCGAGGAATCGACATCGTGATACGAACCAAACGTCAGGGTCGCTTTCACATCCACCACCGGATAACCCGCCAGCACACCGGTGTTCATGGCTTCGCGCAGTCCTTTTTCCACTGAAGGAATGTACTCGCGCGGCACCACGCCGCCTTTAGTGGCATCTTCAAATTTGAAACCACTTCCCGGCGCTAATGGTTCAAGGCTCAGCACCACATGGCCGTACTGACCTTTACCACCAGACTGGCGCACAAACTTGCCTTCGATATCTTTCACCGCTTTGCGCAGGGTTTCGCGGTACGTTACCTGCGGCCGACCGATGTTCGCCTCTACGCCAAACTCACGCTTCATACGGTCGACGATAATTTCCAGATGCAACTCACCCATCCCGGAGATAATCGTCTGCCCGGACTCTTCGTCTGTGTGCAGACGGAACGACGGATCTTCCGCCGCCAGACGCTGCAACGCGATACCCATTTTTTCCTGGTCCGCTTTGGTTTTCGGCTCGATCGCAAGGGAGATCACCGGGTCCGGGAACTCCATACGTTCAAGCGTGATCACCGCATTCGGGTCAGTCAGCGTGTCGCCGGTCGTGACATCTTTCAGGCCGACACAGGCTGCGATGTCACCCGTTCGCAGTTCATCCACTTCGTGCCGGTCATTGGCGTGCATCAACACAATACGCCCGATGCGCTCTTTTTTGCCTTTCACCGGGTTGTAGACCGCATCGCCTTTCCTCAGCACGCCAGAGTAAACGCGGATAAAGGTCAACTGCCCGACATACGGGTCGCTCATCAGTTTGAACGCCAGCGCTGAGAACGGTTCTTCATCGCTTGGGTGGCGTTCTGCGTGTTGCCCTTTTTCATCCACCCCATCAATGGCCGGAACGTCCAGCGGCGATGGCATCAGCTCGACAATGGCATCAAGCATTCGCTGCACCCCTTTATTTTTAAAGGCGCTGCCACATAGCATCGGCTGGATCTCCCCTGAAATGGTGCGTTTGCGCAGGCCACGGATAATATCGGCCTCATCAAGCTCACCTGTTTCAAGGTATTTATCCATCAGCTCATCGCTGGCTTCCGCCGCCGCCGACACCATTTTTTCCCGCCATTCCTGTGCAGTACTCAGCAACTCTTCAGGCACTGGTGCATAGGTAAACACCATGCCCTGAGTGGCGTCGTCCCAGACGATAGTGCGCATCTTGATGAGATCGACCACTCCGCTGAAATGATCTTCTGCGCCAACCGGGATCACAATCGGCACCGGATTGGCTTTCAGGCGATCGTGCATCATCTGCACAACGCGGAAGAAATCAGCCCCCGGGCGGTCCATTTTGTTGACGAACGCCAGGCGCGGCACATGGTATTTATTCGCCTGGCGCCAGACAGTTTCCGACTGCGGCTGTACACCACCTACGGAGTCATACACCATCACCGCGCCGTCGAGCACACGCATGGATCGTTCCACTTCAATGGTGAAATCCACGTGCCCGGGGGTGTCGATGATATTGATCCGGTGCGGCTCAAACCCTCTGTCCATACCCGGCCAGAAGCAGCTAACGGCTGCGGACGTAATGGTAATTCCGCGCTCTTGCTCCTGCGCCATCCAGTCAGTGGTTGCCGCGCCATCGTGTACTTCACCCAGTTTATGACTCATCCCGGTGTAAAACAGGATGCGTTCAGTAGTGGTCGTTTTACCGGCATCGATATGCGCGGAGATACCGATGTTGCGATAACGTTCGAGAGGGATGGGTCGGGGCATGATATTTCCTTAAGTCTCAAAGACTGTGTTGTGAAGGCCAGGATGGCCGCTTATTCATTCGTTTGCTATAATAGTCCTATTGTACGAGTATTATCGAACTATTTTTTCGTGATTGACCTATTGTTGATATAGCTCAATCTGATGACTGACGCAGGAAAACTATGATCCCAAACCACCCGGAACCTGAACAAATACTGCTGGAAAATGTGTTGTTTGCCCTCGGCAACCCGCTACGCTTATCGATAATCCGCCGTCTTGCCGATGGCGAAGAGCTGAGCTGTAATGCTCTGCGACCAGAAGACGTGGTGAAGTCCACCATGACCCATCACTGGCGCGTTTTACGCGACAGCGGCGTGATCTGGCAGCGCCCCCAGGGGCGAGAAAACATGATTTCACTGCGAAGAGACGATCTTGACGCCCGCTTTCCGGGGCTGATGGCAATACTGTTGCAGGTGAAGTGAACCACGTGTAGCCATTTGTCGATAAGGAGCCCAGTTTGCCCGTTGAAACGAAACGCCTGTACCTTCGCCCCGTTGTGGCATCCGATGCAGACGCCCTGTTCCGCATTTACGGCGATCCGGCCACCAACACCTTTAGCCCTTCCGGCCCCTATCCTGACCTTCATTATGCGAAAACGGTGCTGGAACGCTGGATACGCCACCGTGAACAGCACGGATTTGGCAACTGGGCCATTTCACTTCTCGATACCCCTGCAAGCATTATCGGCTTCGGTGGCCTGAGCATTCTTAGCTATGACGGCATCACGATTAATAATCTCGGATACCGTTTCGCCACCGAAGCATGGGGAAAAGGGCTGGCCACCGAATTTGCTGAAGGCGCGCTGAAATACGGATTTGACGTGCTCTATCGCGCATCACTCAGGATGCTTTTTCATTTACCGTCATGATGAATATCAATGTGTGCTCGGCCCGGTTCTCATAGAAATGAGGGACATCGGTCCTGGCGGTTGCCGAACAACCGGTATTCACCGTGTACAGATGATCCAGTACCCCAAGCGTAAGCGCCCCGGATTGCACGTAGAACAGTTCGAGGGTTCCTTCAGGGTGCCCGGGTGAGGCGAACTTTTCTCCCGGCTGCATTTCCCACATCCAGAGTTCCGTCATATCGGGGCCACCGGACCCCGCCAGAAGCCGCGCCCGTCCACCGTTATCACCTTTCCATAGCTCAGGGATTTCATCTTCCGCGATAAGATGCACCGTCGGTTTTGAACTGACATCAACAAAATCAGCCACTGAAACACCCATCGCCGCAGCCAGGCGGCATAACAGCGCAATACTCGGGTTTGCCTTACACCCTTCGATCTCAACCAGTGCGCCTTTGCTGACCCCGGCCCTGCGGGAGAGCTCATCGAGTGACATTTTCTTTTGCTTGCGATACAGCTTAATCCGCTGAGATACGGCTTCATTCACAGAGCTGGCAATGGAATTTGCATCGGTCACTAAATTGACTTTTTTGGTCATAGGTCATTATCATGAAATAAATTGGTCATTACAGGATTATCCCGTGCTAACAGTATCTCCGTCAATTGCCCCTGAAATTTATCGTATTGCGCCTGGTTTTCGGGCACTGAGTATCCACGTAAAAGCCGCGCCGGTATTAAACCCTGGTGCTGGAGAACTAGCACTACGAGAAGCCTGCGAGGCCGTTCTGGCAGGCGGGCCTGCGTGGGCAGAATCTCATCTGGCGGCATGGGCCGATGTT encodes:
- a CDS encoding iron ABC transporter permease — its product is MNQRLLSAMTLMLLVILVAFPLSFIALQAVFPQFNAGDFGGAFSGVRTLLAEPQLPAMLGGTIQIAIGVALVSALIGFPPGVARGLLNLPAPRLWDLLFLIPFLTPPYIAALSWMLVLQTNGYLQQITGINLNDVLFSKTGIVLVMALNIFPVVYFAVSRSLLASGQRLALVARVHGASAARAFWHITLPMLSPALAAGMLLAFTLAIEEFGVPAALGTRAGVLMLTTDIEKKLADWPVDLSGASMLSVVLVVIALSAWGLQKKLTGHHDVTSVTGKPTENSGANAGVFTLPIVVLMALVGGIAVILPGASMALSGVLGTLSGGVTLSNVTMSHYVALFSQQGDALSALGTSLSLALGAACITGMLGLLASWLVVVQKIKGRAALDALSLMPAALPGIVVGVGLILLWNQRFWPVSPYNTWVILLLSYCCLLLPRPVRYVGSALRQLGGNLEPAARVHGASAFQALRFIVMPLVSPALLAAMLMVFAIASRELVTSLLLAPTGTQTVSVFIWRQFEQGSVGQGMAMATLTLITGLILMLVALGIMQRNTQR
- a CDS encoding ABC transporter substrate-binding protein — protein: MKATMSVKKGVLLAMALSSVMMSSAHALTVYTAGPGSLAKNLATGFEKKTGVKVDIFQATTGKVMARLEAEQANPQADILISASWDTAEDLHTRGWLLPYQSTNAEKVPADLKSTDFVAQGVSALGIVWNTKSGTPEPKEWQDLTTDAFKDKVTTPDPALSGASLDLLIGLQNGMGDKAWALFDELKKNGMVVSGPNAQAVTPVMQGAKAAVFGAVDYVSYGNINQGESLKVIFPASGTVIAPRPMMILKSTQHADDAKAFVDYVLSPEGQAMVADAWLMPARDDVKAKRPLLGELKVLPTKSDGTRARGDILKRFNAIFAL
- a CDS encoding ABC transporter ATP-binding protein, whose product is MLTSITLKSVSYAFGANTVLNQIDLHIEAGSVVALLGPSGCGKSTLLRLLAGLTQPASGELWFGERLVAKAGWSLPPDARDIGMVFQDYALWPHMTVAQNVAFPLKMRNIPRPECESRVAKALSRVGLGDFAGRKPAGLSGGQQQRVALARAIVAEPRVLLFDEPLSNLDSELRESLCQEMAALLRQLGTTAVYVTHDRREAEILADRIVHLSAGSVAADRLISSSGEFA
- a CDS encoding flavin reductase family protein codes for the protein MSAFRPVELKHASRLLNHGPTVLITSRDESIGRRNVMAAAWSMPVEFEPPRIAIVVDKSAWSRELIERSGKFGIVIPGVAAANWTYAVGSVSGRDEDKFNCYGIPTINGPVLGLPVIEEKCLAWMECRLLPVTSAAEKYDTLFGEVVSAAADERAFVAGRWQFDGDKLNTLHHLGAGTFVTSGKMVKAPD
- a CDS encoding CHAP domain-containing protein; its protein translation is MSWNKHEAVSYARSHASLRSGGYCARAVAAAIRAGGLKIEGADANDFWRSLEKAGFSKVYGNPIEGDVAVIDALPGPHQHGHVCIYDGSGTWYSDFKQNSLYPGPTYRKIQPKITIYRHH
- a CDS encoding DUF3828 domain-containing protein translates to MRNIFLLLLLSSCAAMSAQNDPVKQAVEFNNWYINQISKDVFPITAGNEIDKYVTASTMKKLRHTQDPDYGENGEDFYDADIFLKAQDIGDDWPGNVKAIAGDTDPVCVNVYIAFGKKQDHIVIDCMVKENEIWKVQSVASVEFLRNLDVPK
- the fusA gene encoding elongation factor G, with the protein product MPRPIPLERYRNIGISAHIDAGKTTTTERILFYTGMSHKLGEVHDGAATTDWMAQEQERGITITSAAVSCFWPGMDRGFEPHRINIIDTPGHVDFTIEVERSMRVLDGAVMVYDSVGGVQPQSETVWRQANKYHVPRLAFVNKMDRPGADFFRVVQMMHDRLKANPVPIVIPVGAEDHFSGVVDLIKMRTIVWDDATQGMVFTYAPVPEELLSTAQEWREKMVSAAAEASDELMDKYLETGELDEADIIRGLRKRTISGEIQPMLCGSAFKNKGVQRMLDAIVELMPSPLDVPAIDGVDEKGQHAERHPSDEEPFSALAFKLMSDPYVGQLTFIRVYSGVLRKGDAVYNPVKGKKERIGRIVLMHANDRHEVDELRTGDIAACVGLKDVTTGDTLTDPNAVITLERMEFPDPVISLAIEPKTKADQEKMGIALQRLAAEDPSFRLHTDEESGQTIISGMGELHLEIIVDRMKREFGVEANIGRPQVTYRETLRKAVKDIEGKFVRQSGGKGQYGHVVLSLEPLAPGSGFKFEDATKGGVVPREYIPSVEKGLREAMNTGVLAGYPVVDVKATLTFGSYHDVDSSEMAFRMAAILGFKDGVRKADPVILEPVMHVEVETPEDYAGNIMGDLSSRRGMVQGMEEQYGSQIIRADVPLAEMFGYATTLRSMSQGRATYTMEFHHYAEAPRNVADEIIAGRTK
- a CDS encoding helix-turn-helix transcriptional regulator, which gives rise to MIPNHPEPEQILLENVLFALGNPLRLSIIRRLADGEELSCNALRPEDVVKSTMTHHWRVLRDSGVIWQRPQGRENMISLRRDDLDARFPGLMAILLQVK
- a CDS encoding XRE family transcriptional regulator; protein product: MTKKVNLVTDANSIASSVNEAVSQRIKLYRKQKKMSLDELSRRAGVSKGALVEIEGCKANPSIALLCRLAAAMGVSVADFVDVSSKPTVHLIAEDEIPELWKGDNGGRARLLAGSGGPDMTELWMWEMQPGEKFASPGHPEGTLELFYVQSGALTLGVLDHLYTVNTGCSATARTDVPHFYENRAEHTLIFIMTVNEKAS